From Cellulomonas chengniuliangii, the proteins below share one genomic window:
- a CDS encoding DUF3152 domain-containing protein encodes MAALEESGTTRAGTRRAAARARRRRRRAVLTTVAVAVALGGAGGWLGPAGGLERLRPPQQPPLAEPSVDWADLVRSESASRSADRAELPSDPAQGASAEIDDPPAEVLLGDGAAELPAPGSGLAESDVAAGLLSLDVPRAAGGALVVVPGAQPAPGPGQVRTIRIEVEAGLDVDLGLFAHTVMSTLNDPRGWGADGSITFARTDGDADLRVVLASPDLVDEMCAPLETVGKVSCGIKGHAVLNYLRWVEGSQSWGGDKVGYRQYLVNHEVGHILGHRHEYCGGAGQVAPLMQQQTGPMSPCLPNPWPANDV; translated from the coding sequence ATGGCCGCGCTCGAGGAGTCCGGGACGACCCGGGCAGGGACCCGCCGCGCCGCTGCGCGCGCGAGGCGGCGGCGCCGGCGCGCCGTGCTCACGACCGTCGCCGTCGCGGTGGCGCTGGGCGGCGCGGGCGGCTGGCTCGGGCCCGCTGGCGGGCTCGAGAGGCTCCGCCCTCCGCAGCAGCCACCGCTCGCCGAGCCGTCCGTCGATTGGGCCGACCTGGTGCGCTCCGAGTCCGCGTCGCGCAGCGCGGACCGCGCCGAGCTGCCGTCCGACCCCGCGCAGGGGGCATCGGCCGAGATCGACGACCCTCCCGCCGAGGTGCTGCTCGGCGACGGCGCCGCGGAGCTGCCGGCCCCTGGCTCGGGACTGGCGGAGAGCGACGTGGCGGCCGGGCTGCTCTCCCTCGACGTGCCCCGCGCGGCTGGTGGGGCCCTGGTCGTCGTCCCGGGAGCCCAGCCGGCGCCGGGGCCCGGCCAGGTCCGCACCATTCGCATCGAGGTCGAGGCAGGCCTTGACGTCGACCTCGGGCTGTTCGCGCACACCGTCATGAGCACGCTCAACGACCCGCGCGGCTGGGGCGCCGACGGATCGATCACGTTCGCCCGCACAGACGGCGACGCGGACCTGCGGGTGGTGCTCGCCTCGCCCGACCTGGTCGACGAGATGTGCGCGCCGCTCGAGACCGTCGGCAAGGTGTCTTGCGGCATCAAGGGCCATGCCGTGCTCAACTACCTGCGCTGGGTCGAAGGCTCCCAGTCATGGGGTGGCGACAAGGTCGGCTACCGCCAGTACCTGGTGAACCACGAGGTCGGGCACATCCTCGGCCACCGCCACGAGTACTGCGGCGGCGCTGGGCA
- a CDS encoding TetR/AcrR family transcriptional regulator has product MPRDARRAQVLRIAQGLFATEGYHHVSMDDIADHAEVSKPVLYRHFPSKLELYLAVVDQRGAELLSAVEAAVAPVVSGPVRPGEGRDVVCAIVSSYVDFVEIAGESSSLLFESDVTRDAGVREHVERVTSEAARRIAEVLVDVTGLPGPSAAMLAASMTAMAQVAATHRFRSPDGPGPAEAADLVARLAWGGVAGLVRDDFEYDDRPRMVSGPSA; this is encoded by the coding sequence ATGCCCCGCGACGCGCGGCGCGCCCAGGTCCTGCGCATCGCCCAGGGCCTGTTCGCGACCGAGGGCTACCACCACGTCTCCATGGACGACATCGCCGACCATGCCGAGGTCAGCAAACCCGTCCTCTACCGGCACTTCCCCTCGAAGCTCGAGCTGTACCTCGCGGTGGTCGACCAGCGCGGCGCCGAGCTGCTCTCCGCGGTTGAGGCCGCGGTCGCGCCCGTCGTGAGCGGGCCGGTGCGCCCTGGCGAGGGCCGCGACGTGGTCTGCGCCATCGTGAGCTCGTACGTCGACTTCGTCGAGATCGCGGGAGAGTCCTCCTCGCTCCTCTTCGAGTCCGACGTGACCCGCGACGCCGGTGTGCGGGAGCACGTGGAGCGGGTCACGTCCGAGGCGGCCCGTCGGATCGCGGAGGTGCTCGTCGACGTCACCGGCCTGCCGGGGCCGAGCGCCGCGATGCTGGCGGCCTCGATGACCGCCATGGCCCAGGTCGCCGCGACCCACCGGTTCCGATCCCCAGACGGCCCCGGGCCCGCCGAGGCGGCCGACCTGGTGGCGCGACTCGCCTGGGGCGGGGTCGCCGGGCTGGTCCGGGACGACTTCGAGTACGACGACCGACCTAGGATGGTGAGCGGTCCCTCTGCCTGA
- a CDS encoding DUF3107 domain-containing protein has product MDITIGVQNQTRELVLESDQSADEVASLVAEALAGKPALELLDSRGRRLIIPTSSIGYVEIGSEAKGRVGFGTI; this is encoded by the coding sequence GTGGACATCACGATCGGTGTACAGAACCAGACGCGCGAGCTGGTGCTCGAGTCCGACCAGAGCGCCGACGAGGTCGCCTCGCTCGTCGCGGAGGCGCTCGCCGGCAAGCCGGCGCTCGAGCTCCTCGACTCGCGCGGCCGTCGCCTCATCATCCCGACGTCGTCGATCGGGTACGTGGAGATCGGCTCGGAGGCCAAGGGCCGGGTCGGCTTCGGCACCATCTGA
- a CDS encoding ferritin-like fold-containing protein, giving the protein MTPTLRTDTPQVESGADTIELLGLVAQLELLSFTRLAADSAQAPTLEQRLELSRFAAASVERRDRVLSRIAELGGDPVSAVAEFEHVLDDFDARTQPGSWWERLLTNYVGYGVAEDFCRIAAAGLDEQSRDLVLEVLGDSERGDLTVAALGAAGSGDAVLVSRLALWGRRLVGESLGVVQALLVSRPGLVRLVDRGAAQEGAPAKLFGELTAQHTRRMGRLGLTA; this is encoded by the coding sequence ATGACTCCGACGCTGCGCACGGACACCCCTCAGGTCGAGTCCGGCGCGGACACGATCGAGCTGCTGGGCCTGGTCGCCCAGCTCGAGTTGCTCTCGTTCACCCGGTTGGCCGCCGACTCCGCGCAGGCCCCCACGCTCGAGCAGCGCCTCGAGCTCAGCCGGTTCGCGGCCGCCTCCGTGGAGCGGCGCGACCGGGTGCTGAGCCGCATCGCCGAGCTGGGCGGCGACCCGGTCTCGGCGGTCGCGGAGTTCGAGCACGTGCTGGACGACTTCGACGCGCGCACCCAGCCCGGCTCCTGGTGGGAGCGGCTGCTGACCAACTACGTCGGCTACGGCGTGGCCGAGGACTTCTGCCGCATCGCCGCCGCAGGGCTCGACGAGCAGTCCCGCGACCTGGTCCTCGAGGTGCTGGGCGACTCCGAGCGCGGGGACCTCACCGTGGCCGCGCTGGGCGCCGCCGGCTCGGGCGACGCCGTGCTGGTCTCGCGGCTCGCGCTGTGGGGACGGCGGCTCGTCGGCGAGTCGCTCGGCGTGGTGCAGGCGCTGCTCGTGTCCCGTCCAGGGCTGGTGCGCCTGGTCGACCGTGGCGCGGCCCAGGAGGGCGCCCCGGCCAAGTTGTTCGGCGAGCTCACGGCCCAGCACACCCGGCGGATGGGCCGCCTGGGACTCACCGCCTGA